The region AAGCCCCAGGCGTCGAAAGACGAGTACGTACCGTACCAGGAAACCCGCTTTCCCGTCGTCACGGCGCTGATCCGCTTCGACGGCAACAGCCTGCAAGAAGTGCTGGCCACGCAGCAGCTGCTGGTGATGCTGGTCGACCCGACGCGCAGCGAATCGACGCGCATGGCCGGGCAGGAACTGCCCGTGGCCGCCAATTTCACGGCCGGCTATGGCCTGTGGCTGGCCCGTTCCGGCTTCGGCGTGCAGGCGCTGCGCACCCTGTTCGGCCGCGCCGACGGCATCTCGCGCCCGCAGGTGCACCTGATGCAGCCCTACGATCCGAACAAGCGCACCATCGTCATGCTGCACGGCCTGGCCAGCAGCCCGGAAGCGTGGATCAACGTGGCGAATGAACTGATGGGCGACGAACAGCTGCGTCGCCGCTACCAGATCTGGCAAGTGTACTACCCGAGCAATGCGCCGCTGGCGGCCAACAACGCCGCCATCCGCAAGGCGCTGAACGCGACCCTGGCGCAGTTCGACCCTTCGGCCAAGGCCGACGCGGCCAACGACATGGTCTTGATCGGCCACAGCATGGGCGGCGTGCTGGCGCGCCTGATGGTCTCCGATGCCAGCAACACCCTGCTCGACGCCATCACGGAAGAATACAATTTGAAGGGCAAGAAGGCGGAAAAAGTGCGCGCCGGCCTGGCGCCCTACCTGAATTTCACGGCCATGCCGCAAGTGAACCGCGCCATCTTCATCGCCGCGCCGCACCGCGGCACCTCGTTCGCCAACCACAAGGTGGCGCGCTGGATCGCCAACCTGATCACTCTGCCCATCAACATGCTCGACCAGTTGTCCGACGCAGCCGGCAGCCTGGCGCAGCTCGACACGGGCAGCAGCGAACCGCTGCGCATCCCCAACAGCATCGATAACCTCAGCGACAAGGATCCGTTCGTGCGCCTGGTAGCCGACCTGCCCATCAGCCCGAACGTGCGCTACTACTCCATCATGGGCAACGACACGCCGGAGCTGCCGC is a window of Janthinobacterium rivuli DNA encoding:
- a CDS encoding esterase/lipase family protein, whose amino-acid sequence is MRRLRLGALLCAAALLSGCAAVTVSAISPADYLQQRRGDILTTGKLSASASEVLRIIGSDIAACEANTGSCRADLARSELLSDEQRLATLSELWLESALAEEKQGGHPSAETLAAWLESARYAYAYLFYTTRTPGQRAFEERQTQIRDYYNYAVQKAVGNLFRHRGEYRPDGNVIRVAGWQIDSELSALRLPDDGTLPDELLPATSLSFSGLRNVYRRDGFGADLVAVMPKPQASKDEYVPYQETRFPVVTALIRFDGNSLQEVLATQQLLVMLVDPTRSESTRMAGQELPVAANFTAGYGLWLARSGFGVQALRTLFGRADGISRPQVHLMQPYDPNKRTIVMLHGLASSPEAWINVANELMGDEQLRRRYQIWQVYYPSNAPLAANNAAIRKALNATLAQFDPSAKADAANDMVLIGHSMGGVLARLMVSDASNTLLDAITEEYNLKGKKAEKVRAGLAPYLNFTAMPQVNRAIFIAAPHRGTSFANHKVARWIANLITLPINMLDQLSDAAGSLAQLDTGSSEPLRIPNSIDNLSDKDPFVRLVADLPISPNVRYYSIMGNDTPELPLAESSDGVVPYASAHLDGALSEKVIPSWHSVQESPQAILEIRRILRMPDTLP